The genomic stretch cagctttccctaggccagtgatgacaagtttatcggtcacatggcctaggcgcagctcagccccattgaagtgaatgggactgagtgcaataccaagcacagacactaTTCAATGTACGGCGCTGCGCTTGGTGAGCTGCAACTCACTGTAGCGGCTTCTCAAACCCCtaccaattagatactgatgacaagGAGAGAATGAAAAACCAACAGATGACTGCAGCATATCCAAAACGAGGGTCCTTTATTCACCAAATGTCCATAAACAATGTACCAAAAAGTATATAaattgcaacgtttcggctacatacTAGCCGTTGACCGTTGAGGATCTATGGTTGTGGACGAGCTGATGCATTCCTGAGGGAGTCTGCGAGGTACTGGTGCTGCTCTAAAGTGTTGTTGCTCTATCCAgaggaaatctcagaaaacccttttagatTGCAAACTAAATACAAATGCGCTTTTAGTACTTTTTTGTAGCTTTCTGTTTCAAATAACACTACCATCATACTTAACCCACGTTTTTTCTAgctatatgaaaaaaaaactagatGCACTCTTAAACTCAAAGGATCCTAAATGATATAAAAGACCCATTGTTCATAATATTATCAGATTTGTAATATATTTTCTTCAAACCTTGCACACCAATTCACATGACTTTTGCTGTACACTTGCTTCCCTCTGTGTTTCTGCCTCCTTCAGTATCATCTTACCTTTTCTTTCTTCCTTACTTCTGGAAGTGCAGGCTCTAGAGAGACAAAAAGAGTTTTTTGATCCTGTTCGGACTGAGCGTGATGCCCTCAGGGAAGAGGTGACCCACTTAAGGGAGGTGTTGAAGGTACAATGAATATAGTTTTAACCTGTTTTATTATGTATGTGCAGTGTTGTGAGTTTATATCATATAATTAATACCACATGTGCTGCACAAAGGACTACTAAGTCTCAGGCAGTCTGAGCATTTAAGCATCTCCTCTTCAGCTTCTAGTCTACGGCAGTGGCCTGCTAAAGTGCTTAAACAGATATATAGCGGTGCGGGCTTCCACCACAATTGACCTGTTGCAAGTGCGCTgtaagcatctgtgttggtcccatgttcacatgtgcccacattgctaaaaaataaaaatatgcaaatgagcttctaggagcaactgggacgttgctgttactcctagaagccgagctctttctgcaactgctgtgccctctgcactttgattgccaGGGCCAGGGAGTGAAAATGTCATTACATCTGGCCCTGCCAATTAAAGTGGACAGGGCATGgccgttgcagagagagctgagcctctaggagtaacagtaaCAACCTTGTTggccctagaggctcatttacatatatcaaAACATTGTTTTTCTTAGCAAGGCATGCACATATGAACACTAGACCAACACAGCTGTCTTCACCTGCCAAGCGCACgtgcagcaggtcagccagttccaTGCAGAAGCACACATTAGTACACAAGGAGGATGATGAGCAGATAGAATCTGGACTATACCTCTATGCATCATACAAATCCTATTGCTGTTACAAATATGTCTTCAGAAAGAAAATGCCAAGATTCTGGATCACAGTTGACCTTTAACAAGAAAAGTCTTGTGTCGCTGTACTTTACAGCCTCCCACTGTCTTTTCCCATGTATTCTTGGCAGCCAAAGATgaaaatgtcatcaaaatgtaaGCTGAAGTAATAAAAATAGGTACAAAAATTATTGTAGCTAAATCAAAGTGATATACAAAGTAAAAGGCTGTATAGCAGTTTCTGTACTGTACCTTTTTAGATTTGCTTATGCGCATTCATATCCAGTATCCAAAAGGCATTTTCGTTACCCATATCCAAAGGATGACTTGCCCTTTCTCCAGCAGCTGACACATACTTGTGTTCTATTTAGAAACATGGCATCGTGCTGGACTCGGACGGTACCCTGAATGGCGACTCTTCAATGGAACACCATGTAAATTCCGATGGTCCACCGGATCCTCCAGTTCGGGCAGTGTCAATGGGTAAGTGATTGTGTGAGCGATTCTTTTCCTGTTAAATCTTTCTGACAACAAGCTCTGTGCTGTGTAGCTTTCCACTAACCCTGCATGCTGTGCCTTGTGTAACTTCTGCAGCCTATTACCTTGTAAGGGTATTCTTCATCCAAAACAGCCTGCCTGTTCCACATTAAAGTAGACAGCTGTAAAAAGGCAAGCTAGCCTGTAAAACAAAAACCCGATGTAGACTGCAGCACTTGTTCACACCTGGATCGCGTGCTACATTTGGCTGGTAATTATTAGTTATTTGTGGATCGTAGTCGTTCATGTTCTGCACATGAAACTGTCATAGAGGCATGGGCTGTCTAAGAGCTTTAGTCTTTGGCATTTGGCCTGGCTACTTTGTTCCTTGTGAGGAACAATCCTAATGCCTTAAATGCTAAAGGAAATGTGTTTTAATCCCCCATCTACATTGTTACAGACTCTGGAGGCAACCTATCATCTCATTTGCATTTCACAGGTCTTGCTGATGTAGCATTAAAATCTACTGTAATTTTGACAGTATCACACCAAATTGATCCCTTCCACAGTAGAAAAAAGGATCTCATTGGCTTTTCAGGATGTAAAGAATCTGCTTTGCTTTGTTTCTTCTTTTCAACAACCATCCTGGCTTCCAGCGTTGGGATGTTACTTCCCTTGCACTATCCAACCTGTTGCTTTTCTACCTAATCTTGAGTAGAAAACATTGACTCCCTGTCTTTTTCTGACCTCTGCTGGGGGAAGTGGCTTTAGAAAATTACTGGATTCTTTATTTTGATTGTCCATGGTTTTTGTAGGAAAAACAGAAGGAACAATGGAAAAAAAGGAGACCTTGTCAGTGGTGGGTGAATGTCCACCTTCTGGGACTGAGCAAGATAGGCAGGAAACTGCACAAGATGCTCAGAAAGAAATTCCTATGCACGCTGAGGATGAAGATGTAACAAGAGATCACGCTAAGAAGGAAAATAACACAATTGTGGAAACTCAGTCTGTTGATGAGTGTAGCCATCTCAAATCTGAGACCAGTATAAATGAGCAGAAGGAAGAAATGTCTTGTGATATAAAAGAAAATAAGCAGGAGACGTCACAAACTGACATTTTGGAGAACCTTTCAGAAGTAGATGGGGAGACCACATTAGAGAAGAGTGATGTAAGTCCATCTGGAAGTGAGGTCTTCCAGGATGCCATAGACTTTGTTGATGAAACTTCCAGTTCATCGAATGAATTGAATGATGACATCACCGGTTGCGAGAGTGATGGTAAAAAAGAGGAACCTGAAAACAGCCAGCAGGAAAACATCAGTGAAGTAGATGATCAGTGCAGCTTGGATGGAGCTCCAAAGGAGGGAGATGAAGTTCCAAATGAAAATGCTGTCAATGTGCATAAGACTGAAGAGGATGAAGTTATAGAGGGTAAACAGGATAGTAGTAAAGAAAGCATAAGTGATGAAGAAAGTAGTACAGAATTGTCAGCTAGTAGTAAAGATGGAGATCTAGGTCATGAAGTACCTATTGAAGATCAGATCGAACCTCAGCAGTCTGAACATGAAGAATCTGGCTCACAGACTACTGAGGGTGAAAATAAACAGGATGAAAGATTATCTGCTGCGTACAGTGATGATATTGATCAAGGTAAGAATATTTCTTCATCTGAACATCCACCACAAGATGCATTATTAAAGAGTAACGACTTAGTTGCTCAGGTAGAAAGCAACAATGACAAAACATTAGACGTTTCTGAGTCTTGCACTGTTACTGAGAGTAATAGCATAACGAAGGATGAACCTATAAAAGaccatgtaatcccagacatgaGCAGTAGTCCAGCCGAGCAAGAACATGTTCCATTGGATGAAAGGCAAAGAGATGTTTCCTCAGAAAGTGAAGATCTTAAAGAAGTGGACCAAAAGGAAGAAGATACATTGTCAGATGACATAGTTTGCGATAACACCCAGAATGCAGATGATTCGGTGGCAAATGAAGCCGAAAGCCCCCCAAAAATTGCCCCACCTGAGGTTTTCGGTAGTGAAGGAGAATCCACACAAGAGGGTGAAGAAACTGATGATGACAATGATGATGATAATGGTACCATGCAAAGTGAAAAATACACTGGAGAGAGTGAAATACCCTGCACATCATTGGGATCATCAGTGGACAGACAATCTTTGGAAGATATTCGGATGGATGATGCCTCAGAGAAGAGTCCTAAGAAAGGGAAAGGCAAAAATAAAGATGACTGTGTTGTTTCCTGATGAAGCGGTGTGTGCGATTGCTCATGTTCTGTAGGTGTCTCTGTGGCACTGCTGAATGTTACTGAAAAATTATGCTTTTGCACTAGTACTACTATCAATTGCTTTGAAAGGAGCTGCATATCATGTTACTAAAATACAGGCTGTTGGCTACTTCAGTTATCGGGGGGTCCATATTTGCAGGAGCGCTACGGGAGATCGCTGTTCTAGAGCAAGGCGGCTTACCTTTTACAGGAGCTCCACCATTGGTCCATGGCAAAATTGAAAATGAATCCGTATTTATCTAACATTTGTGTCTGCACCGAGTATAACATCAGTGAGGCCGGCCTCACGGTTTAATAACCAGTGCTGCAGACGGACCAGTTACCCAAGACAAATATTTATTACAAGTTGCCACAGGCAATATGTTCTGTGTACACCAGTATAACCAATTCCTTTTGTCAGTGCCTGTACTCAGGTTGCACTTGCACTTCCTCTCCTACCTGTGTTCTGTACCGGAAAATGTAATTTGCCCCTCTAGACATCAGATGTGACGCTCTGGGTAAAAATATCCTAACCTTTATATTTATATAGTCCATTTTACTTAAGGAAGCACTACCACAAAATGTTTATCCTTTGCTTACCAGTGGATTTATTTGTGAATTACATGCCCCACTGAAGTCCTCTGAGGCACGTGAGCGGTATTTGGACGCATTgaatcttagggtccattcacacgtccgttgtttctttccgatctgttccgttttttgcggaacagatctggaccagttctggacccattcattttcaatgggtcctgaaaaaaaatcagacattgtgctgtccgatttttttttcaggacccattgaaaatgaatgggtccagatctggttcagatctgttccgcaaaaaacggaacagatcaggaaagaaacaacggacgtgtgaatggaccctatggaCCCTTACAGCTTCTTGGACTGGAAGTCAGTTTTTTGGATGCATTCTCACGAGGCCCAGATGGATTGTCTCATAGAATGGAGAGAGAGGATTTCTGATCCACATATGTGACTCTGTAGGATTCGGTGAGTGAAAGTGCTGGTCACGTAGTGCAGCAGAAGACTGGAACAGAGCTCATGATTATACCACTGTTCTTCATGTACTGTGCTAACGCACTAAAGGATACACATTTTTGTGGGTGTGCTTTGCTAAGTGCATATGGTTACAGCACTGTACTTTACTTTTAAATAGATATCTTTCTTTACCTTGCTTAGTGTCCCCCTACTTTTACACCAAAACTGTAGTAAAATGTTTTTAAGAGTTTTAAAAAGGCCACATATAGTTTTATAGcagaaaatgttatttatttCTCTGGTCACTGGAGTTGCGTGATTTGAGCTGACATTCCATGTAAATGTAGTATAAATGCTCAAAAAAGTAATCGTGAGAACATCGCTCCGTCTTCTATATGTTGGTAGATGAAAAACTAGGTGTAGTGTTTCTTTGTAGGAATCATTTGAAGTACAAAAACAGTACAGAATTCCGTTATAAAGCATTATATACAGATCCAGCTCCACCTGTTTTGAAGAAATTATGTGGTCTCTCCTTTTAGATGGTTGCGGAAGACATGTAGACAGTTTACTATTATTCTCAGCAGATTAGTCGcactaaagaggacctgtcgccacaAAATGCATTGTAATCTGCATgtaatagagcaggaagagctgagcagattgtatagttttatgggaaaatcttcagtaaaacttgtaatttatacatttaggctactttcacacttgctgcagagTGATACGGCAAGCAGGTCCGTCGCCGGAACTCCctgccggcaatctgtatgcaagcagacagcatttgtagactgatccgtctCTCCTTtggtcatacggacaaacggatcagtttctaatttttttccacattttgtaaaggtctgcgcatgctccggcattgcagtattttttatGGCGGATCCggtactaatacatttcaatgaaaatgaatgccagattcggcattccggcaactgatccggaattttggacggagataatactgcagcatgctgcggtatttcctccgtccaaaatggtgttcagtgactgaactgaagacatcctgatgcatcctgaacggatttctctccattcagaatgcatggggataaaacttatcagttcttttccggtattgagcccctgtgacggaactcggtgccggaaaataaaaacgctagtgtgaaagtacccttaaacctCTGCTTTTTCTGACTTTAGTTGTAAACGGGAGATCTTAGTGATTTAATAGCATTTGTTGTGTAAGGGTCCTTTCACATGGACCGATTATCGGGGAAGAGCGTTTGTATAAATGCTCGTTCCCGATAATTGATGTCCGCAATCGCCCGATGGTCCATCGGGTGATCGTGTCATTCCACCGGCACGGAAAATCATTGTTCCTGCGCAGCAGATTGGGGTGTATAAACAATGATCTGCTGCACTGGAACAATGATTTTCTAGGGGACAAGCGATCACTGCCCATACAgtagaggtgattgctgcatataaatgcagTAGTCACCCCCTCCCCTAGATGATCTGACAGTGATTGGGTGCATGTACTTCATTCCCAATCATCTGTCAAATAATTGGTCAGTATAAAAGGAtcctaagggctgtattacattaAAAGATTTTGCAGACGATTATCGTCAAGGAAGCGTTTCTTCCCAGCTTTTTAGTGGAGGAgagcactgctattacatgcagctatctcctccagagtatggggaggagcaatcgctaatgcAATAGTTCATCCCCATACTGACTTGTTGTTCGGCGgaagcagatcgtgattagacagcacaatctgctgcgggcaaacaatgatttttgagTCTGCTTAAAAATCTGCATTGCCCGATGAACGGCAGCAGTATTGCATTGCCCAATCATCACATCGGCCAGAGTAATACAGACtaaagtgtgtatacagataactatcagtcactgatggcacctcccccatgtacaattGAAGTCAGAAATAGCAAaagtttaaatgtataaattacaagttttttactgaatcttttcccaaaatgctcagctcctcctgctctataacatgcctcCTGCAGATTTCATTGTATTTCATGGTGACCGGTCCCTTTAAGCTAGGAGTCGTATTATCAGCCACTTACCTGCTACAAACTGCCACTTTTCCAAGATCACTATAACTATTTTAACCTCAATTTCAGCTAATTGTTATTATAAAACAAAACATAATCCTAAAATTGAGTAGCAATCACAGTAGAAGTAGACCTTTAGATCTCTGCCTTTTATATTACCATACTTTAGATCTGAAGTGGAATGACGGGAGTCTGCTACTTTGTACTGCCTGAAATCTatagagataagtggaaatagtcTGAACTGGACTATGCTATGGGCATAAAATTAAGGGCGTTTTACATTCTAGATACTAAAATGTTCCAAGAAGAAAACACTACCTACCTGTTATGGTTTCAGTGCTGCACTGCCatcatgtggcagatcatggaCACTGTATCGCCTGAGTAATCTGAAGTCCTACTTCTGTTTTTGTCAAATATATGTGACAAGTCTACTCTGCATCTATGCACACTTACAGCTTTAGAACTACAAATTAGGCCTTGttgtacatatactgtactgtgtggtTGCTCCTTGATGTGAGGGTCTGCGATATACTGTACTTGGGGTGTATGAAATTTCTAGTTACAATACATTCACATTTTGTGAATCTGCATAGTACGATATACCAGCTCTGCTTTCCTATATGCAAAGGTATGAGTTCTAAAGTACTGTCTAAATTACAGTCTAAATTTCCtgatgaaaatggaaaaaaatgtaaatgtaataAAGAAGGATGGAGATTGTCTGAACATTCTAAACTGTATATTCTGGAAATAAATTTTATTGGGCAGAAACAGAAAATGCTTCCTGATTTCTTTACAATACATTTTTTCTTCCTAATCAAGAATGATTTAATTGGATTCTTTAATATGAAATATTACTAGAATAAAATATCAGGCACTTCTAATAAACCCGAGCCTTGCGTGCATTTAAAGAGAGAGATAATGACTATAAAGAAATGATATGCAATTTACTAATTTACCTTGTCCAGAGATATGAGCTCATTGAATGGAAGCCTTTGTTATTCACTCCCGACAGATGAGACTTTGTCCAGTCATGTGGCAATCACACAAGTGCATGGCTTTTTACTGTACAGTtgtctctaagggtccattcacacgtccgtagtgtattgcgtatccgcaataaacctggccggcacccccacagaactgcctattcttgtccgcaattgcggacaagaataggacattgttctatttttttccagaagatCGGGTCCATGCTCcgcagatgcggagagcacatagtgtgctctccgcatccattcctgccccattgagaatgaatgtgtctgcacccgttccggatattgcggaacggatgtggacccattccacggacgtgtgaatggacccttatagtgaaTCGTGATCCTCTATGATCAGAGGATTTCATCCGCTGGAAGGAAGCATTGACTGTTACCATACAAGGACTACAatcagaaatataatgcagattaGTAAATTGCATAACATTTGAATGGGTTTCGGGCTGATGAATTATTTTAAAACCTGGCTCATATGGTGTAAAATACCTGATATATCTTAGCaagctccctgctgctcccaTCACAACGCTTCCTGGGTCCCTGCTGGtgtctacttcctggtccctttCGACAGGAAGGAAATGACGGCTCAGCTAatccctggctgcagcagtcatctgCCTCAGTGGTCATTTTCCAATCATTTTTGATTTTGTCAAGAGGAACCAGAAAGTAGAGACCAGTGGGGGACAGGTAAGTGAGGATTTTATGCTGATCTGAGCCTGTTTTCTTCAGCTGGACAACCTTTAAAAAGTAAGAATAATATACTGTGTCGTGTTTAAACAGGATATTAAGGTTTTAATACTATTTGAAATCTTGTCTTTTACTGAAATGAAATCACTGGGAATTCCAAACTTGGCTATTCGGAGCTAAAGAAAAGGAAGAATTGAAGTCTAATCAGATCGTCCACTGTTCCAACACCCCTTGATTCTTGGAATTGGTCAGTTAAGGGTACAGCTACACAGCGACGCCGGATGCCTGGATCACAGGGGCATCGCAGTGTAGAGatgatcccatagaaataaatgaggtTGTGTGCAGTGACTGCAAACCCTCAATCGCAAAAAATCCAACTGCTGGAATTTTTGCAAGTCAGGGGTCGGGGCACACGTACGACTTGAACTGCGAcaatattcatttctatggggtcaccTTAACACTGCGATGCCCCTGCGATCCTGGCTGCGACCGTTGTCACGTTGTAGCCGTACCCTTAAAGCCAGGTTTGGACAAAACTGAACCTCAATCATCGGCTCGAAATCTCAGATTGTGAACCAGGCCTAAAGGCTCTAGCATACAGGCCCCAACTCCATGCATTTTCTATATTATGTAAATGCAGACGGACAGACATTACAGCAGATACAATAGTGAAGGAGACCTTTCATGAAATATGTATGTGTGATAGTTTCTGTGTGAACAAGGATTTGCATGGATTTAGTTAGATCTTGGCTTATTACATCAGATTGCCTTAACACGCTTTTTATATGTGGTTTAATTGCATGTGTAAGCAATAGATGGTATACCTGCACATACATAGAGTACACTAATAGCACAGCATGTGAAAGTCTGAAACTGAGTGAATGCTATACTTCCTCTTATGTGTCTATAGACAAGTCCACCGAGATTCTGAAATTATCATTTAGCATCCGCTGTTTCCTCCTCTTTATAATATAAACCTGTCCCAGTGATAACCTGATTGCCACGAGTTTCTTCTTCTAAAAACTCAGCTCAtattagggtatattcacacaacAGTATGTATTCTGAGGTCTGCAGAACACTGATCCTAAGAACACAGATACCGTCCATATGACGTCTGCATTTTTcagggacccattgactttaatgagtctATAGCCTTCAGCATTTTGTGGGCATATACTATCTTTttgcagacatatggatgcagaaactACAAGAatttgtgtgctttctgcattcgtatgtccattctgcaaatgatggaacatctcctattcttggccacaaatgtggaccacagaccaactgaagtcagtgggtctgcaaaaaatgcggaggtCACACAgacggtatctgtattttgtggatcagtGTTTtgaggacagcaaaatacatacggtcgtgtgaatgtacaggCCACACGTTTCTCCTGCAGGAGCTGTTACATGGTAATGTAGTGGGACATGGTGAATATAGTTGGATATTAAGCAGATTATCCTCATCTGTGATATTCCTGTGTCGTAGCCGCACATGGAAAGGGTCCACGTTTTTGTTGATGCTTCAACGCTCATTAATATTTGTTCAGTATAGACAGTACTAGCTATACAACACAACAGGGAGACAACTTTCCATGTACAGACTGTTGAAATAAGAGACTCCTATGAGTGGGATATCTGGAATGTCACCCCAAAGTGTAAATTACTGGTAGACCCTACACACGACCAAGAAGTTGGGGATTGTGTTGGGAATCTGCATGAAGGTTCATTGGCATGTTatctacattaaaggggttttcagtccTTTCAGTCGGTTGATCAGTTTGGGCATCAGGAGTTGGATCCCGACCAATCTGATGTGGATGATCTGTCCTAAGGCAatcctggaaagcccctttaatcaTTTAGCTCTGTGTGTGTTCACTTTTTCATATTCTTTCACTCTTCTTTCGTTCACTTTGACTTTTTCCCTTCTGTCTTTGACTTGTTTTATAAACTTTCTTCTCAAAGAGATCAGGCTGAAGAAGCTAATGGATGAGAGAGAGAGCTTTCTGGAGCAGGTAATGGAAGACTAGATCTGAAAAGTTTTCAGCTTGATCTGTTCACTAAAGTTTATAGATTGGAAGATTATCAGTGTTTCAGCTCTACCTTTCCTCAGCTTGGGTTAATTTGGGTTCCTTTGAATTGGAAAGTTTTtctcactatttttatttttctattttaaatttttatccatttgccttaaagggaacctgtcacctggattttgtgtatagagctgaggacatgggttgctagatggccgctagcacatccgcaatacccaatccccatagctctgtgtgcttttattgtgtaaaaaaaccgatttgatacatatgcaaattaacctgagatgagtcctgtccctgagatgagtcacatacaggactcatctcaggttaatttgcatatgtatcaaatcggttttttacacaataaaagcacacagagctatggggactgggtattgcggatgtgctagcggccatctagcaacccatgtcctcagctctatacacaaaatcccggtgacaggttccctttaaggttaaaATTCATATTAAATTTAAACCGATGCCCACTCGGCAATCAATCAATACTTTTAAGTGATTTGAttagttgctgtgggcaactgctCCACTTTTTGACGAGTAGTTCTCATTTACCCTACATGATTATAGAAGATTAAATTAGTTTCGGCCCAGGCCAGCTTCTCACTCGCACTACTAGTAGCATGAAGGTGGTTTCGGGTTCTTTTGGAGGTGGCATTTCTACTGTGAAGGAGAACCTGAGACTGGCATCCTTGAATTATTATTAGTTCTACATTGTGCATACTGAATGCAGAAGAAGCTAGCTGTGATGACTGCCCATTGTGTGAGGACTTTCGAGTGTTTTGCCATAGGTGGTGGTTATTTTGTGATCTGTTGGACATTGTGCACATTACCAGCATATATGCCAATTCTGAATATTATCTTGACTCAGATTAAGAAGCTCAAAGGCCAGCTGGAAGAGAAAAGCCTCAGGAACAGAAGCCCGGAAAATGCAGACATTGAAAATATGGAGAATGGCAATGATGTGCAAAGTGAGCAGGCTTTAACCTATGTAATCTACATGAATGTAACTCCAGGAAACCACAG from Bufo gargarizans isolate SCDJY-AF-19 chromosome 8, ASM1485885v1, whole genome shotgun sequence encodes the following:
- the LRRFIP1 gene encoding leucine-rich repeat flightless-interacting protein 1 isoform X1; protein product: MGTQGPGRKRHPNKEKLSAEDHALNQIAREAEARLAAKRAARAEAREIRMKELERQQKEIYQVQKKYYGLDTKWGDIEQWMEDSERYSHRPRRNLQVSEDDAMSVSSRSSLRTNGYEDELLGATQYRKSSRSSSGSGDATQSSRGPPRDEAMSAYYSDPSLASAPHTAKSQQQTVHNGSRPSLLNCNSLPSRSQRGSLYDEGVPSSSRRSSSSRPPSEYSCYVGSGSRASSRASSARASPVSSEPTGPLLFRRGSSSGSVHSQVHLEDVSVPSVSRVEERSDKDFAEKSGRPVSSLSAATLASLGGTSSRRGSGDTSISVDTEASIREIKEISELKEQIEDVEGKYMQGLKEMKDSLAEVEEKYKRSMVTNAQLDNEKTSFQYQVDTLREVLLELEEELAESRRQYEDKQKECERQKHEQGVLRFQLAEMKEALEQREALMMEIRQLQQKQEINDREICDLKETIEWKDKKIGALERQKEFFDPVRTERDALREEVTHLREVLKKHGIVLDSDGTLNGDSSMEHHVNSDGPPDPPVRAVSMGKTEGTMEKKETLSVVGECPPSGTEQDRQETAQDAQKEIPMHAEDEDVTRDHAKKENNTIVETQSVDECSHLKSETSINEQKEEMSCDIKENKQETSQTDILENLSEVDGETTLEKSDVSPSGSEVFQDAIDFVDETSSSSNELNDDITGCESDGKKEEPENSQQENISEVDDQCSLDGAPKEGDEVPNENAVNVHKTEEDEVIEGKQDSSKESISDEESSTELSASSKDGDLGHEVPIEDQIEPQQSEHEESGSQTTEGENKQDERLSAAYSDDIDQGKNISSSEHPPQDALLKSNDLVAQVESNNDKTLDVSESCTVTESNSITKDEPIKDHVIPDMSSSPAEQEHVPLDERQRDVSSESEDLKEVDQKEEDTLSDDIVCDNTQNADDSVANEAESPPKIAPPEVFGSEGESTQEGEETDDDNDDDNGTMQSEKYTGESEIPCTSLGSSVDRQSLEDIRMDDASEKSPKKGKGKNKDDCVVS
- the LRRFIP1 gene encoding leucine-rich repeat flightless-interacting protein 1 isoform X11, which encodes MGTQGPGRKRHPNKEKLSAEDHALNQIAREAEARLAAKRAARAEAREIRMKELERQQKEIYQVQKKYYGLDTKWGDIEQWMEDSERYSHRPRRNLQVSEDDAMSVSSRSSLRTNGYEDELLGATQYRKSSRSSSGSGDATQSSRGPPRDEAMSAYYSDPSLASAPHTAKSQQQTVHNGSRPSLLNCNSLPSRSQRGSLYDEGVPSSSRRSSSSRPPSEYSCYVGSGSRASSRASSARASPVSSEPTGPLLFRRGSSSGSVHSQVHLEDVSVPSVSRVEERSDKDFAEKSGRPVSSLSAATLASLGGTSSRRGSGDTSISVDTEASIREIKDSLAEVEEKYKRSMVTNAQLDNEKTSFQYQVDTLREVLLELEEELAESRRQYEDKQKECERQKHEQGVLRFQLAEMKEALEQREALMMALERQKEFFDPVRTERDALREEVTHLREVLKKHGIVLDSDGTLNGDSSMEHHVNSDGPPDPPVRAVSMGKTEGTMEKKETLSVVGECPPSGTEQDRQETAQDAQKEIPMHAEDEDVTRDHAKKENNTIVETQSVDECSHLKSETSINEQKEEMSCDIKENKQETSQTDILENLSEVDGETTLEKSDVSPSGSEVFQDAIDFVDETSSSSNELNDDITGCESDGKKEEPENSQQENISEVDDQCSLDGAPKEGDEVPNENAVNVHKTEEDEVIEGKQDSSKESISDEESSTELSASSKDGDLGHEVPIEDQIEPQQSEHEESGSQTTEGENKQDERLSAAYSDDIDQGKNISSSEHPPQDALLKSNDLVAQVESNNDKTLDVSESCTVTESNSITKDEPIKDHVIPDMSSSPAEQEHVPLDERQRDVSSESEDLKEVDQKEEDTLSDDIVCDNTQNADDSVANEAESPPKIAPPEVFGSEGESTQEGEETDDDNDDDNGTMQSEKYTGESEIPCTSLGSSVDRQSLEDIRMDDASEKSPKKGKGKNKDDCVVS
- the LRRFIP1 gene encoding leucine-rich repeat flightless-interacting protein 1 isoform X5, translated to MGTQGPGRKRHPNKEKLSAEDHALNQIAREAEARLAAKRAARAEAREIRMKELERQQKEIYQVQKKYYGLDTKWGDIEQWMEDSERYSHRPRRNLQVSEDDAMSVSSRSSLRTNGYEDELLGATQYRKSSRSSSGSGDATQSSRGPPRDEAMPSLLNCNSLPSRSQRGSLYDEGVPSSSRRSSSSRPPSEYSCYVGSGSRASSRASSARASPVSSEPTGPLLFRRGSSSGSVHSQVHLEDVSVPSVSRVEERSDKDFAEKSGRPVSSLSAATLASLGGTSSRRGSGDTSISVDTEASIREIKEISELKEQIEDVEGKYMQGLKEMKDSLAEVEEKYKRSMVTNAQLDNEKTSFQYQVDTLREVLLELEEELAESRRQYEDKQKECERQKHEQGVLRFQLAEMKEALEQREALMMEIRQLQQKQEINDREICDLKETIEWKDKKIGALERQKEFFDPVRTERDALREEVTHLREVLKKHGIVLDSDGTLNGDSSMEHHVNSDGPPDPPVRAVSMGKTEGTMEKKETLSVVGECPPSGTEQDRQETAQDAQKEIPMHAEDEDVTRDHAKKENNTIVETQSVDECSHLKSETSINEQKEEMSCDIKENKQETSQTDILENLSEVDGETTLEKSDVSPSGSEVFQDAIDFVDETSSSSNELNDDITGCESDGKKEEPENSQQENISEVDDQCSLDGAPKEGDEVPNENAVNVHKTEEDEVIEGKQDSSKESISDEESSTELSASSKDGDLGHEVPIEDQIEPQQSEHEESGSQTTEGENKQDERLSAAYSDDIDQGKNISSSEHPPQDALLKSNDLVAQVESNNDKTLDVSESCTVTESNSITKDEPIKDHVIPDMSSSPAEQEHVPLDERQRDVSSESEDLKEVDQKEEDTLSDDIVCDNTQNADDSVANEAESPPKIAPPEVFGSEGESTQEGEETDDDNDDDNGTMQSEKYTGESEIPCTSLGSSVDRQSLEDIRMDDASEKSPKKGKGKNKDDCVVS